From the genome of Mustela lutreola isolate mMusLut2 chromosome 16, mMusLut2.pri, whole genome shotgun sequence, one region includes:
- the RNF166 gene encoding E3 ubiquitin-protein ligase RNF166 isoform X1: MAMFRSLVASAQQRQPAGGPAGGDSGLEAQYSCPICLEVYHRPVAIGSCGHTFCGECLQPCLQVPSPLCPLCRLPFDPKKVDKAVHVEKQLSSYKAPCRGCSKKVTLAKMRVHVSSCMKVQEQMANCPKFVPVVPTSQPIPSAVPNRSTFTCPYCGARNLDQQELLKHCVDNHRSDPNRVVCPICSAMPWGDPSYKSANFLQHLLHRHKFSYDTFVDYSIDEEAAFQAALALSLSEN, from the exons ATGGCGATGTTCCGCAGCCTGGTGGCTTCGGCGCAGCAGCGACAGCCGGCGGGCGGGCCGGCGGGCGGCGACAGCGGCCTGGAGGCGCAGTACAGCTGCCCGATCTGCCTGGAGGTGTACCACCGGCCTGTGGCCATCGGCAGCTGCGGCCACAC GTTCTGCGGGGAGTGCCTCCAGCCCTGCCTCCAGGTGCCCTCGCCCCTCTGCCCGCTGTGCCGCCTGCCCTTCGACCCCAAGAAGGTGGACAAGGCTGTGCATGTGGAGAAGCAGCTCTCGTCCTACAAGGCGCCGTGCAGAGGCTGCAGCAAGAAG GTGACGCTGGCCAAGATGAGGGTGCACGTCTCCTCCTGCATGAAGGTCCAGGAGCAAATGGCCAACTGTCCCAAGTTCGTCCCCGTGGTGCCCACATCCCAGCCTATCCCCAG CGCCGTCCCCAACAGGTCCACCTTCACTTGCCCCTACTGCGGCGCCCGCAACCTGGACCAGCAGGAGCTGCTCAAGCACTGTGTGGACAACCACCGCAGCGACCCCAACCGCGTG GTGTGCCCCATCTGCTCGGCGATGCCCTGGGGGGACCCCAGCTACAAGAGCGCCAACTTCCTGCAGCACCTGCTGCACAGGCACAAGTTCTCCTACGACACCTTCGTG gaTTACAGCATCGACGAGGAAGCCGCCTTCCAGGCTGCCCTGGCCCTGTCTCTGTCCGAGAACTGA
- the RNF166 gene encoding E3 ubiquitin-protein ligase RNF166 isoform X2: protein MRVHVSSCMKVQEQMANCPKFVPVVPTSQPIPSAVPNRSTFTCPYCGARNLDQQELLKHCVDNHRSDPNRVVCPICSAMPWGDPSYKSANFLQHLLHRHKFSYDTFVDYSIDEEAAFQAALALSLSEN, encoded by the exons ATGAGGGTGCACGTCTCCTCCTGCATGAAGGTCCAGGAGCAAATGGCCAACTGTCCCAAGTTCGTCCCCGTGGTGCCCACATCCCAGCCTATCCCCAG CGCCGTCCCCAACAGGTCCACCTTCACTTGCCCCTACTGCGGCGCCCGCAACCTGGACCAGCAGGAGCTGCTCAAGCACTGTGTGGACAACCACCGCAGCGACCCCAACCGCGTG GTGTGCCCCATCTGCTCGGCGATGCCCTGGGGGGACCCCAGCTACAAGAGCGCCAACTTCCTGCAGCACCTGCTGCACAGGCACAAGTTCTCCTACGACACCTTCGTG gaTTACAGCATCGACGAGGAAGCCGCCTTCCAGGCTGCCCTGGCCCTGTCTCTGTCCGAGAACTGA